One stretch of Rhizobium rhizoryzae DNA includes these proteins:
- the rpmI gene encoding 50S ribosomal protein L35, producing MPKMKTKSSAKKRFKVTATGKVLAAAAGKRHGMIKRSNKFIRDARGTMVLAEADGKKVIKNYLPNGL from the coding sequence ATGCCCAAGATGAAGACGAAATCGTCCGCCAAGAAGCGGTTCAAGGTCACTGCGACGGGCAAGGTTCTCGCCGCTGCTGCTGGCAAGCGCCACGGCATGATCAAGCGTTCCAACAAGTTCATCCGCGATGCTCGCGGTACGATGGTTCTGGCCGAAGCTGACGGCAAGAAGGTCATCAAGAACTACCTGCCAAACGGTCTCTGA
- a CDS encoding DMT family transporter, with the protein MTNLLLFSSTVLIWGTTWIAIALQIGPVPVLVSVFYRFALAALILVGALVLSGRLKVPTLQQQPFVVVQALSLFCCNFLCFYHAAAYVPSGLISVVFSLATVYNAVNARIFFGDPIKSRTLVAAALGVAGLCLLFGPDVFLAVKPDSWKGIALSALGTLFFSFGNMASRRNSAAGLSPITANAWGMTYGSLALLFLVAVTQTPVVAPPDRTYMAALIYLSAIGSVVGFTTYLMLVSRLGSQKAAYATVLFPVVALTLSSIFEDYHWTWPGVFGLCLTLAGNAVMFAKVPLTLRTREKERIA; encoded by the coding sequence ATGACCAATCTGCTGCTTTTCTCCTCCACCGTGCTCATCTGGGGAACGACCTGGATTGCGATTGCGCTGCAGATCGGGCCTGTTCCGGTGCTGGTGTCCGTTTTCTACCGTTTCGCCCTCGCTGCCCTCATTCTTGTTGGGGCGCTCGTGCTCTCTGGCCGGTTGAAGGTTCCGACACTCCAGCAGCAGCCTTTCGTGGTCGTTCAGGCGCTATCACTCTTCTGCTGCAACTTTCTTTGCTTTTATCATGCGGCTGCCTATGTGCCGTCAGGACTGATCTCCGTCGTCTTCTCTCTGGCCACCGTCTATAATGCCGTGAATGCCAGGATCTTTTTCGGCGATCCCATCAAATCACGGACGCTCGTTGCAGCTGCTTTGGGTGTGGCAGGCCTTTGCCTGCTTTTTGGACCGGATGTGTTTCTGGCGGTCAAGCCGGACAGCTGGAAGGGTATAGCGCTCTCGGCTCTTGGAACGCTCTTCTTTTCCTTTGGCAACATGGCGTCGCGCCGCAATAGTGCCGCTGGTCTCTCGCCCATCACGGCCAATGCCTGGGGCATGACATACGGATCTCTGGCCTTGCTGTTTCTGGTTGCTGTCACGCAAACACCTGTCGTCGCGCCGCCGGACAGAACCTACATGGCTGCACTGATCTATCTCTCGGCGATCGGCTCAGTCGTAGGTTTCACAACCTATCTCATGCTGGTCTCGCGTCTCGGCTCACAGAAGGCGGCCTATGCAACGGTTCTCTTTCCCGTCGTGGCACTGACATTGTCGAGCATCTTCGAGGATTATCACTGGACATGGCCGGGGGTTTTCGGCCTCTGCCTGACGCTCGCCGGAAATGCCGTGATGTTCGCCAAGGTCCCGCTTACCCTTCGCACGCGAGAGAAAGAAAGAATAGCCTAG
- the infC gene encoding translation initiation factor IF-3: MRRPFKTDAPVKDGPRSNREIRIPRVQLIDAEGQNLGIVPTDQALRMAEEAGLDLVEISPNTEPPVCKILDLGKLKYANQKKAAEARKKQKIVEIKEIKMRPNIDTHDYEVKMKAILRFFEDGDKVRVTLRFRGREMAHQELGMKLLLQVKEDTAAIAKVEAEPKLEGRQMMMVLAPR, encoded by the coding sequence ATTCGCAGACCATTCAAGACCGACGCTCCTGTCAAAGACGGACCGCGCTCTAACCGGGAAATCCGCATTCCTCGCGTCCAGCTGATCGACGCAGAGGGTCAAAACCTCGGCATCGTGCCGACAGACCAGGCGCTGAGAATGGCCGAGGAGGCAGGTCTCGATCTCGTCGAGATCTCTCCGAACACCGAGCCGCCGGTCTGCAAGATTCTCGATCTCGGCAAGCTGAAGTATGCCAACCAGAAAAAGGCTGCCGAAGCACGCAAGAAGCAGAAGATCGTCGAAATCAAAGAAATCAAGATGCGTCCGAACATCGACACTCATGACTATGAGGTGAAGATGAAGGCCATCCTTCGGTTCTTCGAAGATGGCGACAAGGTCCGCGTCACGCTTCGTTTCCGTGGTCGCGAAATGGCGCACCAGGAACTCGGTATGAAGCTTCTTCTTCAGGTCAAGGAAGATACCGCGGCAATCGCCAAGGTTGAAGCCGAGCCGAAGCTGGAAGGCCGCCAGATGATGATGGTTCTGGCACCGCGCTGA
- the rplT gene encoding 50S ribosomal protein L20 produces the protein MARVKRGVTSRAKHTKTLKAAKGFYGRRKNTIRAAKAAVDRSRQFATRDRRVKKRNFRALWIQRINAAVREFGLTYGRFIDGLNKAGIEVDRKVLSDMAIHEPAAFGALVEASKKALAYLKDAGTANEFESAVR, from the coding sequence ATGGCACGCGTAAAACGTGGCGTAACCTCACGCGCAAAGCACACCAAGACCCTGAAGGCCGCAAAGGGCTTCTACGGTCGTCGTAAGAACACCATCCGCGCCGCAAAGGCAGCTGTCGATCGTTCGCGTCAGTTCGCAACGCGCGACCGTCGCGTCAAGAAGCGCAACTTCCGCGCTCTGTGGATCCAGCGTATCAACGCTGCTGTCCGCGAATTCGGCCTGACCTATGGTCGTTTCATCGACGGCTTGAACAAGGCTGGCATCGAAGTGGACCGCAAGGTTCTGTCTGACATGGCAATCCATGAGCCGGCAGCATTCGGCGCTCTCGTCGAAGCTTCCAAGAAGGCGCTCGCCTACCTCAAGGATGCCGGTACGGCAAACGAGTTTGAAAGCGCGGTTCGTTAA
- a CDS encoding PhnA-like protein, producing the protein MTDFTSTHPVSSTHREGLLLNSARSCSWGAIFAGVAIAISSQFVLNLLGAGIGTAIINPVGQSAPDASTVSTTSAIWFVVSAVISVFLGAYVAGRLSHRIPRSGGLHGLTVWAATTILLLYLVTTSIGALVSGAFGGVSTILSGTGSTIATAATAAAPSIANATNPLQSIEQQVRNVSGGNDPAALRDAAVASMQALLTGDAAKQEEARNRAADALAKAQNISVDDARQQVTQYEQQYRQSVEQAKQAAAKAATEASAAFSKGALMSALALVIGALAGFLGGSLGGRVRA; encoded by the coding sequence ATGACAGATTTCACTTCAACCCATCCCGTCTCATCCACCCATCGCGAAGGTCTTCTGTTAAACTCTGCCAGAAGTTGTTCCTGGGGCGCAATATTCGCTGGCGTTGCAATTGCAATCTCCTCGCAATTTGTGCTGAACCTACTCGGAGCAGGCATCGGGACAGCCATTATCAACCCCGTCGGCCAGAGCGCGCCTGATGCCTCAACGGTCTCGACAACATCCGCCATCTGGTTTGTCGTCTCTGCCGTCATTTCCGTATTTTTGGGCGCTTATGTTGCCGGTCGGCTGTCACATCGCATTCCCCGGAGCGGTGGTCTGCATGGCCTGACCGTCTGGGCAGCGACGACTATACTGTTGCTCTATCTCGTAACGACGTCGATTGGCGCACTCGTTTCCGGTGCCTTCGGAGGAGTCTCCACCATTCTCAGCGGAACGGGCTCGACGATTGCGACAGCTGCAACCGCCGCCGCACCATCCATCGCCAATGCCACCAATCCCCTGCAAAGCATCGAACAGCAGGTTCGCAACGTCAGCGGCGGAAATGACCCCGCAGCGCTGCGTGATGCGGCCGTTGCTTCCATGCAGGCTCTGCTCACGGGTGATGCCGCGAAGCAGGAAGAGGCCCGCAACCGTGCTGCCGATGCCTTGGCCAAGGCGCAGAACATCTCTGTCGATGATGCCCGCCAACAGGTCACGCAGTACGAGCAGCAGTACCGTCAGTCCGTTGAACAGGCGAAGCAGGCCGCAGCCAAGGCCGCAACAGAAGCATCCGCTGCATTTTCCAAGGGTGCACTGATGTCTGCCCTGGCGCTGGTCATTGGTGCCCTTGCCGGTTTCCTCGGCGGTTCGCTTGGTGGCCGCGTGCGCGCCTGA
- a CDS encoding alpha/beta hydrolase: protein MNLPVAPEKSTHITVGEGGEARQIALVHRQGRAADSPMLVWLGGYRSDMSGTKALEMERLAGELGLPSLRFDYSGHGVSGGAFRDGTISRWLEEALAVIKAYPARDVILIGSSMGGWIALRALQELRKQSEIAIKGLFLIAPAPDFTHDLIEPALSETERQSLQERGFFEEHSEYSPEPNIFTRDLMEDGFSNRVLTGIIETGCPVHILQGMKDADVPFQHALKLVEFLPADDVVLTLIRDGDHRLSRPQDIERMRAAIIGLI from the coding sequence ATGAATCTGCCGGTCGCGCCCGAAAAAAGCACCCACATCACCGTCGGTGAGGGCGGAGAAGCCCGGCAGATCGCGCTGGTTCACCGACAGGGGCGAGCAGCCGATTCCCCCATGCTCGTCTGGCTCGGCGGGTACCGGTCAGACATGAGCGGCACGAAGGCTCTGGAAATGGAGCGGCTGGCGGGAGAGCTCGGCCTGCCGTCCTTGCGTTTCGACTATTCCGGCCATGGCGTTTCTGGAGGCGCGTTTCGCGACGGCACGATCTCGCGCTGGCTGGAGGAAGCACTCGCCGTCATCAAGGCTTATCCGGCCAGAGACGTCATCCTTATCGGATCCTCGATGGGCGGGTGGATTGCCCTGCGAGCGCTTCAGGAACTTCGCAAGCAAAGCGAGATCGCGATAAAGGGCCTCTTCCTCATCGCTCCGGCGCCCGACTTCACGCATGACCTTATCGAGCCTGCGCTCAGCGAGACCGAACGCCAGTCGCTCCAGGAGCGCGGCTTTTTCGAAGAGCACTCTGAATATAGTCCTGAGCCGAATATCTTTACGCGTGATCTGATGGAGGACGGCTTCAGCAATCGCGTTCTGACCGGCATCATCGAAACGGGCTGCCCGGTTCACATTCTGCAAGGCATGAAGGATGCGGATGTCCCATTCCAGCATGCTCTGAAGCTCGTGGAATTCCTGCCTGCTGATGACGTCGTTCTGACACTGATCCGCGACGGTGATCACCGCCTGTCCCGACCGCAGGATATCGAGCGTATGCGGGCAGCAATCATCGGATTGATCTGA
- the pheT gene encoding phenylalanine--tRNA ligase subunit beta, translating to MKFTLSWLKEHLDTNASLEEVCERLTAIGLEVEDVDDRAAYKPFVIAKVVSAEKHPSADRLKVLMVDTGDGKPVQVVCGAPNARAGLVGALARPGTYVPGIDVTLAVGNIRGVESHGMMCSEKELNISDNHDGIIDLPEDAPVGQTFASFAGLDDPVIEINLTPNRPDCTSVFGIARDLAASGLGTLKQPKAPSFKVDGETPVEVSIDLDDESLCPGFALRLVRGVKNGPSPAWMQQRLKAIGLRPINALVDITNYMTFDQGRPMHVFDAAKVKGNLTVRRATEGEEILALDTRTYKLSSNNVIIADDNGVESIGGIMGGEHSGCDENTVDVLIESALWDPINIAKSGRALGIITDARYRFERGVDPEYMMPGLERTTELVLELCGGTAAKARVSGYKGHDRKLVDFPFSEVKRLTGLNVSVEESRQILTGLGFEILSGDEERVQVAVPSWRPDVDGKADLVEEVMRVHGVDNIKPEPLAAKDTVNARILTTLQIRTRVAKRALASRGMLEAVTWSFIPEDQAKLFGGGSPALKLVNPIAADMSDMRPSLLPGLLTAAQRNADKGYGDVAIFEVSGTYEGDTPEKQRRVAGGIRRGTASLSGSGRLWSNAAKGGGKPVDVFDAKADALAVLEACGMPMANVQVEQGGPSWYHPGRSGTIKMGPKVVLGHFGEFHPNTLSALDVSGALAGFEVYLDVMPEPKKKATRTKAALELSPFQMVKRDFAFVVEKAVDAGSIIKAATSADRKLITGVNVFDVFEGASLGEGKKSIAIEVLIQPTDKTLTDEDFDALTKKIVGNVEKTTGGVLRA from the coding sequence ATGAAATTCACGCTCTCCTGGCTGAAGGAACATCTGGACACCAATGCCTCGTTGGAAGAGGTCTGCGAGCGCTTGACGGCGATCGGCCTCGAAGTCGAGGATGTTGATGATCGCGCAGCTTACAAGCCTTTCGTCATTGCCAAGGTTGTTTCCGCTGAAAAGCACCCCTCCGCTGACCGGCTGAAGGTACTGATGGTCGATACGGGCGATGGCAAGCCGGTTCAGGTCGTCTGCGGCGCGCCGAATGCCCGCGCTGGCCTTGTCGGCGCTCTGGCACGCCCGGGCACCTATGTGCCGGGTATCGATGTGACGCTCGCTGTCGGCAATATTCGCGGCGTCGAAAGCCATGGCATGATGTGCTCCGAAAAGGAGCTGAACATCTCCGATAATCATGACGGCATCATCGATCTGCCGGAAGATGCTCCGGTCGGTCAGACCTTTGCATCCTTTGCGGGGCTCGATGATCCGGTCATCGAGATCAACCTCACGCCTAATCGCCCGGATTGCACGAGCGTATTCGGTATCGCCCGCGATCTGGCCGCCTCTGGTCTCGGCACGCTGAAGCAGCCAAAGGCACCCAGCTTCAAGGTGGACGGGGAAACTCCGGTCGAAGTCTCCATTGATCTCGACGACGAGAGCCTGTGCCCCGGTTTCGCGCTGCGCCTTGTCCGCGGCGTGAAGAATGGCCCGAGCCCTGCCTGGATGCAGCAGCGTCTGAAGGCGATCGGTCTTCGTCCAATCAATGCGCTGGTCGACATCACCAACTATATGACCTTCGACCAGGGTCGCCCCATGCACGTTTTCGATGCGGCCAAGGTGAAGGGCAATCTCACCGTTCGCCGTGCGACGGAAGGAGAGGAAATCCTTGCGCTCGATACGCGTACCTACAAGCTCTCGTCGAACAATGTGATTATCGCCGATGATAACGGCGTCGAATCCATCGGCGGCATCATGGGCGGCGAGCATTCCGGCTGCGATGAAAACACGGTGGATGTGCTGATTGAGTCGGCCTTGTGGGATCCGATCAACATCGCCAAGTCCGGCCGTGCGTTGGGCATCATCACTGATGCCCGCTATCGTTTCGAGCGCGGCGTGGATCCCGAATACATGATGCCGGGTCTTGAGCGCACCACCGAACTGGTGCTGGAGCTGTGCGGGGGCACCGCTGCAAAGGCGCGTGTTTCCGGCTACAAGGGACATGATCGCAAGCTTGTGGACTTCCCCTTCTCGGAAGTGAAACGCCTGACCGGCCTCAACGTTTCCGTTGAGGAGAGCCGTCAGATCCTGACTGGTCTCGGCTTCGAGATCCTCTCCGGCGACGAAGAGCGCGTGCAGGTCGCTGTGCCTTCCTGGCGTCCCGATGTCGATGGCAAGGCGGATCTCGTGGAAGAGGTCATGCGCGTCCACGGTGTCGACAACATCAAGCCGGAACCGCTTGCTGCGAAGGACACGGTCAATGCGCGTATCCTGACCACGCTGCAGATCCGTACCCGTGTTGCCAAGCGCGCGCTTGCCTCGCGCGGCATGCTGGAAGCTGTCACCTGGTCCTTCATCCCGGAAGATCAGGCGAAGCTGTTCGGTGGTGGAAGCCCGGCATTGAAGCTGGTCAATCCGATTGCAGCCGATATGTCGGACATGCGTCCATCGCTACTGCCCGGTTTGCTGACTGCCGCCCAGCGCAACGCCGACAAGGGTTATGGCGACGTGGCGATCTTCGAGGTATCGGGCACCTATGAGGGCGATACACCCGAAAAGCAGCGTCGCGTTGCCGGTGGCATTCGCCGCGGCACGGCCTCGCTTTCCGGTTCAGGCCGTTTATGGTCCAACGCAGCCAAGGGTGGCGGAAAGCCGGTCGATGTGTTCGATGCAAAGGCAGATGCCTTGGCTGTTCTCGAAGCGTGCGGCATGCCGATGGCGAATGTGCAGGTCGAGCAGGGCGGTCCATCCTGGTATCATCCGGGTCGTTCCGGCACGATAAAGATGGGCCCGAAAGTGGTGCTTGGGCACTTCGGTGAATTCCATCCGAACACGCTGTCGGCTCTGGATGTCTCCGGCGCACTGGCCGGCTTCGAGGTCTATCTGGATGTCATGCCGGAACCGAAGAAGAAGGCAACCCGCACCAAGGCTGCTCTCGAACTGTCACCCTTCCAGATGGTGAAGCGCGACTTCGCCTTCGTGGTCGAGAAAGCCGTGGATGCTGGCTCCATCATCAAGGCTGCCACGAGTGCCGACCGCAAGCTCATCACCGGTGTCAACGTTTTCGACGTGTTCGAAGGTGCATCTCTTGGCGAAGGCAAGAAGTCCATCGCGATCGAGGTTCTGATCCAGCCGACGGACAAGACCCTGACGGATGAGGATTTTGACGCGCTGACGAAGAAGATTGTCGGCAATGTCGAGAAGACAACAGGCGGCGTTCTTCGCGCTTGA
- the pheS gene encoding phenylalanine--tRNA ligase subunit alpha: MSDLENLKSSLLAEINDASDEATLEGVRVSALGKKGSVSELLKTLGSMSPEERQTRGAAINALKTEVTEALNARKTVLRDAAINARLAAETLDVTLPVRSSPAERGRIHPISQIVDEITAIFADMGFSIAEGPDIETDYYNFTALNFPEGHPAREMHDTFFLPTDEKGERKVLRTHTSPVQVRTMEAQKPPIRIIIPGKTYRQDSDATHSPMFHQVEGLVVDKKSHVGNMRWILEEFCKAFFEVDSVTMRFRPSFFPFTEPSFEVDIQCDRSSGPIVKFGEGTDWMEILGCGMVHPNVLRAGGLDPDEYQGFAWGMGLDRIAMLKYGMPDLRDFFNADVRWMSHYGFRPLDMPTLFGGLSQ; this comes from the coding sequence ATGTCCGATCTGGAAAACCTGAAATCCTCGCTTCTGGCTGAAATCAACGATGCGTCCGACGAGGCGACCCTGGAAGGCGTTCGCGTTTCGGCGCTGGGCAAGAAAGGCTCCGTCTCCGAACTGCTGAAGACGCTGGGGTCGATGAGCCCGGAAGAGCGCCAGACTCGCGGTGCTGCCATCAATGCCTTGAAGACCGAGGTGACGGAGGCGTTGAACGCGCGCAAGACTGTGCTGCGCGACGCCGCCATCAACGCCCGGCTTGCAGCGGAGACGCTGGATGTAACCCTGCCGGTGCGCTCTTCGCCCGCCGAGCGTGGACGCATTCACCCGATCAGCCAGATCGTCGATGAAATCACCGCCATCTTTGCAGATATGGGTTTTTCGATCGCGGAAGGTCCGGATATCGAGACCGACTATTACAATTTCACGGCGCTGAACTTCCCGGAGGGTCACCCGGCCCGCGAGATGCACGACACCTTCTTTCTCCCGACGGACGAGAAGGGTGAGCGCAAGGTTCTGCGCACGCACACCTCGCCTGTGCAGGTGCGCACCATGGAAGCCCAGAAGCCGCCGATCCGCATCATCATTCCTGGCAAGACCTACCGTCAGGACAGCGATGCCACCCATTCGCCCATGTTCCACCAGGTGGAAGGCCTGGTCGTCGACAAGAAGAGCCATGTCGGTAACATGCGCTGGATCCTCGAAGAGTTCTGCAAGGCCTTTTTTGAGGTGGACAGCGTCACCATGCGCTTTCGCCCCTCCTTCTTCCCGTTCACCGAACCCAGCTTCGAGGTGGATATCCAGTGTGACCGTTCTTCCGGCCCGATCGTCAAGTTCGGCGAGGGAACTGACTGGATGGAAATCCTCGGCTGCGGCATGGTTCACCCGAATGTCCTGCGTGCCGGCGGTCTAGATCCCGACGAGTATCAGGGCTTTGCCTGGGGCATGGGGCTCGACCGCATCGCCATGCTGAAATACGGCATGCCGGACCTGCGTGACTTCTTCAACGCGGACGTGCGCTGGATGAGCCACTACGGGTTCCGTCCGCTCGACATGCCGACACTGTTCGGCGGTTTGAGCCAGTAA
- the mbfA gene encoding iron exporter MbfA — protein sequence MFDLFRGSGRRPFESLSEDEILALAISSEEEDSRIYLSYARALQEQAPASAKVFRDMAEVEQTHRNMLINQFRQRFGEEIPLIRREHVRGFYQRKPDWLVKNLSLEKIRAQAELMEQQAYNFYVEAQKRVTDASTRQLLGDLALAEQGHSDIAHMLGEKHTPDEVRDEEAAGERRQFILTYVQPGLAGLMDGSVSTLAPIFAAAFATQDTWQTFLVGLSASVGAGISMGFTEASHDDGKLSGRGSPLKRGLACGIMTTIGGLGHALPYLIPHFWTATIVAAIVVFIELWAIAFIQNKYMETPFMRAVFQVVFGGSLVLAAGILIGNS from the coding sequence ATGTTTGACTTGTTCCGGGGCTCGGGCCGGCGTCCGTTCGAAAGCCTGAGCGAAGACGAGATTCTTGCCCTGGCAATTTCGTCTGAAGAAGAGGACTCTCGCATCTATCTGTCCTACGCGCGGGCTCTGCAGGAACAGGCGCCGGCTTCGGCGAAGGTTTTCCGGGACATGGCGGAAGTCGAGCAGACGCACCGCAACATGCTGATCAATCAGTTTCGTCAGAGGTTTGGTGAGGAAATTCCGCTGATCCGGCGCGAGCATGTGCGTGGCTTTTATCAACGCAAGCCTGATTGGCTTGTGAAGAATTTGTCACTCGAAAAGATCCGTGCGCAGGCTGAACTCATGGAACAGCAGGCCTATAATTTTTACGTGGAAGCGCAAAAGCGTGTGACCGATGCCTCCACCCGGCAACTGCTCGGCGATCTTGCTCTTGCGGAACAGGGGCACAGCGATATTGCGCACATGCTGGGCGAGAAACATACGCCTGATGAAGTACGCGATGAGGAAGCCGCGGGCGAACGCCGGCAGTTCATTCTGACCTATGTTCAGCCCGGTCTCGCGGGGCTGATGGACGGCTCCGTCTCAACGCTGGCGCCGATTTTTGCTGCAGCCTTTGCCACGCAGGATACCTGGCAAACCTTCCTTGTTGGTCTTTCGGCCTCGGTCGGTGCCGGTATCTCGATGGGTTTCACGGAAGCCTCGCATGATGACGGAAAGCTTTCCGGTAGAGGCTCACCGCTCAAGCGCGGCCTTGCCTGCGGCATCATGACCACCATTGGTGGCCTGGGTCATGCGCTTCCCTACCTGATCCCGCATTTCTGGACGGCCACCATCGTCGCCGCCATTGTGGTGTTCATCGAACTCTGGGCCATTGCCTTCATCCAGAACAAATATATGGAAACGCCGTTCATGCGTGCAGTCTTCCAGGTTGTTTTTGGCGGTTCGCTGGTTCTTGCTGCCGGTATCCTCATCGGAAATTCGTAA
- a CDS encoding helix-turn-helix transcriptional regulator, whose product MRYERPDGHAFSCYLRGGDGTRRVDGKRLSGRPGAVCIMPQGASSEWEITDRFDFVHLYLADDELKRLFSEIFDRDARLMLLPEATFEDAPRIADGLGRLATALQSDNRILAEQAIVSTVQHLFSDHRYGDHNLRQLRGGLAAHIRRRLLDYIEAHLQSQISLRDLAAVADLSEFHLQRMFKQSCGISPYGYLLNRRMERARLMLTGAEPIAQIATACGFSSQSHLTRAFKTMTGMTPLAYRLMANGIACELPGS is encoded by the coding sequence ATGCGCTATGAACGGCCTGACGGCCATGCCTTCAGCTGTTATCTGCGTGGCGGCGACGGAACCCGGCGGGTCGACGGCAAAAGATTATCCGGGCGGCCTGGCGCGGTGTGCATCATGCCGCAGGGCGCATCTTCGGAATGGGAAATCACGGACCGCTTTGACTTCGTCCATCTCTATCTTGCCGACGACGAACTGAAACGATTGTTCTCGGAGATCTTCGATCGGGACGCACGGCTGATGCTTCTCCCGGAAGCGACCTTCGAGGACGCGCCTCGTATTGCCGATGGTCTGGGTAGGCTTGCAACGGCGCTCCAGAGCGACAACCGGATCCTGGCAGAACAGGCCATCGTATCGACGGTGCAGCATCTCTTCAGCGATCATCGATACGGCGATCACAACCTGCGACAGTTGCGCGGTGGTCTTGCAGCACATATCCGCCGTCGCCTGCTCGACTACATCGAGGCGCATCTGCAGAGCCAGATTTCGCTGCGCGATCTCGCCGCGGTTGCGGACCTCAGCGAATTCCATCTGCAACGGATGTTCAAGCAGAGTTGTGGTATCAGCCCCTACGGCTATTTGCTCAATCGCCGGATGGAAAGGGCACGGCTGATGCTGACCGGGGCTGAGCCCATTGCCCAGATCGCCACTGCCTGCGGTTTCAGCAGCCAGAGCCACCTCACACGCGCCTTCAAGACAATGACGGGAATGACGCCATTGGCCTACCGCCTGATGGCCAATGGCATAGCTTGCGAGCTACCAGGCAGCTGA
- a CDS encoding transglutaminase-like cysteine peptidase, with the protein MMYAQKARQLAVILATVLVSASAAVPAPRTSSAQMIVGGITSQPIGHYEFCQRLPAECDQRFASTPAPKVTEYGWEMIQQINFSVNHRIEARTDMEVYGREEYWAYPVTAGDCEDYALQKRKELKDKGFSLADLLITVVRKPDGEGHAVLTVRTSEGDFVLDNLSDEVKLWSDTPYTFLKRQASFNTGRWVSIEDGREVVVGALR; encoded by the coding sequence ATGATGTATGCCCAGAAGGCACGGCAATTGGCCGTGATCCTCGCGACTGTGCTTGTGTCGGCTTCAGCGGCTGTTCCGGCACCACGCACATCTTCGGCACAAATGATCGTGGGTGGTATTACCTCCCAGCCGATCGGCCATTATGAATTCTGCCAGCGCCTGCCTGCCGAGTGCGATCAGCGTTTTGCATCGACTCCCGCGCCAAAGGTTACGGAGTATGGCTGGGAAATGATCCAGCAGATCAATTTCTCGGTGAACCATCGCATTGAAGCCCGCACGGACATGGAAGTCTATGGCCGCGAAGAATATTGGGCCTATCCGGTGACGGCTGGCGATTGTGAAGATTACGCGCTCCAGAAGCGCAAGGAACTGAAGGACAAGGGCTTCTCGCTCGCGGACCTCCTGATCACCGTCGTCCGCAAGCCTGATGGCGAAGGTCATGCGGTCCTGACCGTCCGCACATCAGAAGGTGACTTCGTGCTCGACAATCTTTCCGACGAGGTCAAGCTCTGGAGCGACACGCCCTACACGTTCCTCAAGCGCCAGGCGTCCTTCAACACGGGACGCTGGGTATCGATCGAGGATGGCCGCGAAGTGGTCGTCGGCGCATTGCGCTGA